Proteins encoded together in one Amphiprion ocellaris isolate individual 3 ecotype Okinawa chromosome 14, ASM2253959v1, whole genome shotgun sequence window:
- the LOC111580643 gene encoding rho GTPase-activating protein 42-like has translation MGLPTLEFSDSFLDSPDFRERLQCHEIELERTNRFIKDLIKDGNMLISALRSLSLAVQRFSQSLQEFQFECIGDAETDDEINIAQSLKEFSQLLSTMEEERKRLIQNADDVLISPLERFRKEQIGAVKEGKKQFDKETERYYSVLEKHLSLSSKKKESQLHEADSQMSKDRQVFYDASLQYVFKIQEVQERKKFEFVEPLLAFLQGLFTFYHEGYELASEFEPYKQQLQFNLQNARNNFESTRAEVERLMKRIRSAEEDFKAPSCFTMEGYLYIQEKRPLGSVWTRYYCTYEKSSKMFTMSNTESRPASRQNGMVNGTPEMFRLRSCVRRKTDSIDKRFCFDIEVVERHGVITLQALSEANRRLWMEAMDGKEPIYTLPSLLSKKEETFLNEAGFSFVKKCIELVETRGITTLGLYRIGGVNSKVQRLMTSVFASTAPSDMQLDADAWDNKTITSGLKNYFRCLAEPVLTYRLHKEFIKAAKYDDQKYRVRAIHALVHKLPEKNRTMLDLLTKHLLKVSSHSDQNLMTVSNLGMIFGPTLMRSQEETVAAMMNIKFQNIVVEIIIENHDKIFVEAPDLSVPLPPAPSSRSTPRRSKAICLSSGKRKARLYPPALCLADNDSDTFSSSPSTTPMGSQESLSSHSSEKNGLSQTSSPSSPAAEPTSPSTAPSSPPAVSSPPHNSSNGKDQRQPTDSAASPHVTPSSSQTSAQLTPTLQISSLSSSTSSLLSAVERSVKGNSSASLSSVKDSRSPSRASTSTISIQNSSVEGSSTLREGFPVQRAASVSSLKSTHSVDQRNASSATVTQTRVTDSTSPRQLRTYRTASSSSSSSSSLFPYQLSTSSSLTSLHISEDYKSCHGSVQSLMSLDPREARKTSHIRCGSDLTPKHSAAMSSNGYQRPGSLLSVRLPQRESSVFSSALDICCGRDAKALYSCEAEHSHELSFPQGALFSNVYPSVEPGWLQATYNGKTGLIPENYITYIGQT, from the exons ATGGGTCTGCCGACGCTGGAGTTCAGTGATTCTTTCTTGGACAGTCCGGACTTCAGAGAGCGACTGCAGTGCCATGAGATAGAGCTGGAGCGCACCAACAGGTTTATAAAAGACCTAATCAAAGATGGAAACATGCTCATATCTGCCCTCAGAA GTCTTTCTCTTGCTGTTCAGCGgttctctcagtctctgcaggaGTTTCAGTTTGAATGTATCGGAGATGCTGAGACTGATGATGAGATCAATATAG CTCAGTCCTTGAAGGAGTTCTCTCAGCTCTTAAGCACCatggaagaggagagaaaacgACTG ATCCAGAATGCCGATGACGTTTTGATCTCACCGCTCGAGAGGTTTCGAAAGGAGCAGATCGGAGCTGTTAAG GAGGGAAAGAAGCAGTTTGACAAGGAGACAGAAAGGTACTACTCGGTGTTGGAGAAACACCTCAGCCTGTCCTCCAAAAAGAAGGAATCCCAGCTGCATGAG GCGGACTCGCAGATGAGCAAAGACAGGCAGGTTTTTTACGATGCGTCTCTGCAGTATGTCTTCAAGATCCAAGAAGTGCAGGAGAGGAAGAAGTTTGAATTTGTGGAGCCA TTGTTGGCCTTCCTGCAGGGGTTGTTTACATTCTACCACGAGGGCTACGAACTGGCCAGTGAGTTTGAACCCTAcaagcagcagcttcagttcAACCTGCAAAAT GCTCGTAACAACTTTGAAAGTACACGCGCTGAGGTTGAGCGGCTGATGAAGAGGATCCGATCTGCAGAGGAAGACTTCAAAGCCCCCAGTTGCTTTACTATGGAGGGATATTTGTACATACAGGAGAAAC GGCCTCTGGGCAGCGTGTGGACCAGATACTACTGCACTTATGAGAAAAGCTCCAAGATGTTCACCATGAGCAACACAGAGTCCAGACCGGCcagcagacag AATGGCATGGTGAATGGCACACCAGAGATGTTCAGGCTGCGCTCATGTGTCCGAAGGAAGACTGATTCAATCGACAAGCGGTTTTGTTTCGACATCGAGGTAGTGGAGAG ACATGGTGTCATCACCCTGCAAGCGCTTTCTGAGGCCAACAGACGGCTGTGGATGGAGGCAATGGATGGAAAAGAACCG ATTTACACTCTGCCATCTCTGCTCAGTAAAAAGGAGGAGA catttcTCAACGAGGCAGGCTTCAGCTTTGTTAAGAAATGTATCGAGCTGGTTGAAACAAGAG gCATTACCACCTTGGGACTATACAGAATAGGAGGAGTGAACTCTAAAGTTCAGCGGCTGATGACAAGTGTGTTTG CATCGACAGCTCCCTCTGACATGCAGCTGGATGCAGATGCCTGGGACAACAAGACCATAACCAGTGGCCTGAAGAATTATTTCAG GTGTCTGGCAGAACCAGTGCTGACCTACAGGCTGCATAAAGAATTCATCAAGGCTGCAA AGTATGACGACCAGAAGTACAGAGTGAGAGCGATTCATGCTCTTGTACACAAActgccagaaaaaaacagaacaatgttGGACCTCTTAACCAAGCACCTCCTCAA ggtgTCTTCTCACAGTGACCAGAATCTGATGACTGTCTCCAACCTGGGAATGATCTTCGGCCCCACATTGATGAGGTCGCAGGAGGAGACAGTAGCAGCCATGATGAATATCAAGTTTCAGAACATTGTGGTGGAGATTATCATTGAAAACCACGACAAG ATCTTTGTTGAGGCCCCAGACCTGTCGGTGCCGTTGCCTCCAGCTCCGTCTTCTCGGTCGACTCCTCGGAGAAGCAAGGCCATCTGTCTGTCATCTGGAAAGAGAAAAGCCCGTCTCTACCCTCCGGCTCTCTGCCTGGCAGATAATGACA GTGACACGTTCAGCAGCAGCCCCAGCACGACTCCGATGGGCAGCCAGGAATCCCTGTCCTCACACTCCTCTGAAAAGAACGGATTGTCTCAGACCTCCTCGCCGTCTTCTCCTGCTGCTGAGCCCACGTCACCCTCCACAGCACCATCCTCTCCTCCCGCAGTTTCCTCTCCACCACACAACTCCTCAAATGGGAAAGATCAGAGACAGCCGACAGACAGCGCTGCCTCCCCTCACGTCACGCCTTCCTCTTCCCAGACTTCCGCCCAGCTCACTCCGACATTGCAGatttcctctctgtcctcctccacgTCCTCTTTGTTGTCTGCGGTGGAGAGGTCCGTCAAAGGAAATTCTTCTGCCTCCTTGTCGTCTGTGAAAGATTCAAGATCTCCCTCCAGAGCCTCCACGTCCACCATCTCCATCCAGAACTCGTCAGTGGAGGGTTCCTCCACCCTCAGGGAGGGTTTCCCTGTTCAGAGAGCAGCGTCTGTCTCCTCTCTGAAGAGCACTCATTCGGTGGATCAAAGAAATGCAAGCAGTGCCACTGTCACACAAACCAGAGTGACGGACTCTACCTCTCCTCGGCAGCTTAGGACTTACAGgactgcctcctcctcctcttcctcctcctcttccctgtTTCCCTACCAGCTCTCCACATCTTCCTCTCTCACCTCCCTGCACATCTCTGAGG ATTACAAAAGCTGTCATGGATCGGTACAGAGTCTCATGTCGCTGGATCCTCGAGAGGCACGTAAAACTTCGCACATCCGCTGTGGCTCCGATCTGACTCCGAAACACTCTGCAGCCATGTCCAGCAACGGTTACCAGAGACCTGGATCACT ATTATCAGTCAGACTACCACAGCGGGAGAGTTCGGTGTTCTCCTCAGCATTAGACATATGTTGTGGAAG gGACGCAAAAGCTCTTTACTCCTGTGAGGCAGAGCACAGCCATGAGTTAAGTTTTCCACAGGGGGCGCTGTTCTCAAATG tGTATCCGTCTGTGGAACCAGGGTGGCTTCAGGCGACATACAACGGTAAAACAGGCCTGATTCCTGAAAACTACATCACATACATCGGACAAACCTGA
- the si:dkeyp-69c1.9 gene encoding uncharacterized protein si:dkeyp-69c1.9 — protein sequence MFFENANLQHPRRHHEFFLRTRPYRGEPPTAAGFLLYPDTPAKMETTSREAFCFRPIPQHDTGKGGHIAQNSQQVSHYSHPTSSRQTRRGNSSKDGEPREDEQESYHGHTKSAAVKNQQDTTEMQSQYQKDFPPPSSCRRRRTPALPQPDNIGINPAFRIEFSTVQRETYPGWPIRNPRDAGRLRVASPGQPNMSL from the exons ATGTTCTTTGAAAATGCCAACCTACAACACCCCCGTCGCCACCACGAATTCTTTCTGCGCACTCGACCCTACAGGGGGGAACCGCCGACAGCGGCAG GATTTCTCCTCTACCCGGACACTCCTGCTAAGATGGAGACCACGTCACGAGAGGCCTTCTGCTTCAGGCCCATCCCACAGCACGACACTGGAAAAG GAGGTCACATCGCCCAGAACTCCCAGCAGGTGTCCCACTATTCTCATCCCACATCCTCACGACAAACAAGAAGAGGAAACAGCAGCAAGGACGGGGAACCAAGAGAGGACGAGCAAGAAAGCTACCATGGTCACACAAAGTCAGCAGCGGTGAAAAATCAACAAGACACAACGGAGATGCAGTCTCAGTACCAGAAGGAtttccctcctccatcctcctgccGCAGGAGGCGAACACCTGCCCTCCCGCAGCCCGACAATATCGGCATCAACCCCGCCTTCAG GATCGAGTTCAGCACGGTCCAAAGAGAGACTTACCCTGGCTGGCCCATCCGGAATCCCAGGGACGCTGGCAGGCTGAGAGTAGCTTCACCTGGACAACCAAACATGAGTCTGTAA